A part of Sulfurimonas sp. HSL-1716 genomic DNA contains:
- a CDS encoding protein-L-isoaspartate(D-aspartate) O-methyltransferase, protein MDNITAMKTARLAQEIEKKFPISKEVFEAISKTNREFFVPRGFAHNAYKLDALPMGSAQWISSPLTVAKMTEYLKPKGADRVLEVGCGSGYQAAVLSHLFRGVFTVERIESLLLEAKQRFKTLGINNVHTRTDDGQNGWIQYAPYDRILFSATAKEIPPKLFSQLADGGILVAPLQKGEKQVIARFTKKGSSFVKEELEECDFVPILDGVQKY, encoded by the coding sequence TTGGATAATATAACAGCTATGAAAACAGCGCGTTTGGCGCAGGAGATAGAGAAGAAATTTCCTATCTCCAAAGAGGTGTTTGAAGCCATCTCAAAAACAAACCGTGAGTTTTTCGTACCGCGGGGATTTGCACATAACGCATATAAATTAGACGCTTTGCCGATGGGCTCGGCACAATGGATAAGTTCGCCTCTTACGGTTGCAAAGATGACGGAATACCTGAAGCCAAAGGGGGCCGACAGAGTTTTGGAAGTTGGCTGTGGGAGCGGTTATCAGGCCGCCGTGCTTTCACATCTTTTTCGAGGAGTCTTCACCGTAGAGCGTATAGAGTCGCTTCTGCTTGAAGCAAAACAGCGTTTTAAAACGTTAGGAATAAACAATGTCCATACAAGGACGGATGACGGACAAAACGGCTGGATACAGTATGCGCCTTATGACAGGATACTTTTTTCGGCTACTGCAAAAGAGATACCGCCAAAACTGTTTTCTCAGCTTGCGGACGGCGGGATATTGGTCGCTCCTCTTCAAAAGGGGGAGAAGCAGGTCATTGCCCGTTTTACGAAAAAAGGCTCCTCCTTTGTAAAAGAGGAGCTCGAAGAGTGTGATTTCGTACCTATTTTAGACGGCGTGCAAAAATATTAG
- a CDS encoding carbon-nitrogen hydrolase family protein, translating to MRSLCSLSFKTISDYEENLKTLIRLIEETPQDALVVAPEVCLTGFDYENFDKVVEFASHAADEIKKVSKKRIVILTIIEKIDGEVYNMAKIFHNGEVVYQRGKARLFRYGGEHNYFAEDSDEKVEIVEVDGLKLGVLICFELRYKELWKKLEGADIIATPSWWGVLRTEHFKVITQGLAIINQCYVVASDSANEDCTKLSGIITPFGEDKRNGSAACLKIDYDKKEVRAMRRYLDVGIG from the coding sequence ATGCGTTCTCTGTGCTCTCTTTCCTTTAAGACAATATCCGATTACGAAGAAAATTTAAAGACCCTTATAAGACTGATAGAAGAAACTCCTCAAGATGCACTGGTTGTAGCGCCGGAAGTATGTTTGACCGGTTTTGATTATGAGAACTTTGACAAAGTCGTCGAATTTGCTTCTCATGCTGCCGATGAGATAAAAAAAGTTTCAAAGAAGCGTATAGTCATTTTGACGATCATCGAAAAGATAGACGGCGAAGTATATAACATGGCAAAGATCTTTCATAACGGCGAAGTAGTTTATCAAAGAGGTAAAGCCAGACTTTTCCGTTACGGAGGCGAGCATAACTATTTTGCCGAGGACAGTGACGAGAAGGTTGAAATAGTCGAAGTAGACGGATTAAAACTCGGTGTGCTTATCTGTTTTGAACTTCGTTATAAAGAGTTATGGAAAAAGCTGGAGGGCGCGGATATCATAGCGACCCCGTCTTGGTGGGGAGTCCTTCGTACCGAACATTTTAAAGTTATAACGCAGGGTCTGGCGATAATCAACCAGTGTTATGTGGTTGCAAGCGACAGCGCAAACGAGGACTGCACGAAGCTCAGCGGCATAATAACCCCTTTTGGCGAAGACAAAAGAAACGGGAGTGCAGCTTGTCTGAAAATCGATTATGATAAAAAAGAGGTGCGTGCCATGCGCCGGTATCTGGATGTAGGTATTGGATAA
- a CDS encoding rhodanese-like domain-containing protein translates to MKNVNTKLEEYVKRCDEVFLSEHLKALIDEANQSIESIEVEDLYNITKDIVLVDVREPEEFSSGYINAPTVLTIPRGKLEFMAIDKLAKQFGQDAPIVTYCLKGPRGALAALQLKKLGFTDVKNLKGGILEWLSQGNSIHSYLGELTLV, encoded by the coding sequence ATGAAAAACGTAAATACAAAACTTGAAGAGTATGTAAAAAGATGTGACGAAGTCTTTCTTTCCGAACATCTAAAAGCGCTTATCGACGAGGCGAATCAAAGCATAGAGTCAATCGAGGTCGAAGATCTTTACAACATCACAAAAGATATCGTCCTTGTCGATGTCAGAGAGCCGGAAGAGTTCAGCTCAGGCTATATAAACGCCCCTACGGTATTGACCATTCCCAGAGGAAAACTTGAATTTATGGCCATAGACAAACTGGCCAAACAGTTCGGACAGGATGCTCCTATCGTGACCTACTGCCTCAAAGGCCCCCGCGGAGCATTGGCGGCGCTGCAGCTTAAAAAACTCGGCTTCACCGATGTCAAGAATCTTAAAGGAGGCATCTTGGAGTGGCTTTCACAAGGAAACTCCATTCACAGTTATCTCGGAGAACTGACGCTGGTCTAA